The following are encoded together in the bacterium genome:
- the mltG gene encoding endolytic transglycosylase MltG: MSRARRILLAAAAAVAALAASAGTVAVLLHQPGPPLPAPVMVSVGEGRRFRDVAQDLAARGVLRHPLLLVLWARVTGRDRAVRWGDYRIGAPLTPLELLARLEGPPDPVQAVTIPEGLTVDEVVSLLALHGYGAEESFHCLLDDPAFLAAEELPAEGAEGYLFPDTYVLPLATPPERILHTMLERFRAVFTPEMEKKAAALGLDRQQAVTLASLVEEETARPEERRLVAAVFLNRLRRGMPMQSDPTVLYGRAPGDRRITRADLRRPTPHNTYTIRGLPPTPIANPGRAALEAAVDPAPVRHLYFVARGDGSHEFSDDFGAHQAAVARWQRR, translated from the coding sequence GTGAGCCGCGCCCGCCGCATCCTCCTCGCCGCGGCGGCGGCGGTGGCGGCGCTCGCCGCCAGCGCCGGTACCGTGGCGGTCCTGCTGCACCAGCCCGGCCCGCCGCTGCCGGCGCCGGTGATGGTCAGCGTCGGCGAGGGCCGGCGCTTCCGCGACGTCGCCCAGGACCTCGCGGCGCGCGGCGTGCTGCGCCACCCGCTGCTGCTCGTGCTGTGGGCGCGCGTCACGGGGCGCGACCGCGCCGTGCGCTGGGGCGACTACCGCATCGGCGCCCCGCTGACGCCGCTCGAGCTGCTCGCGCGCCTCGAGGGTCCGCCCGATCCGGTGCAGGCGGTGACGATCCCCGAGGGGCTCACCGTCGACGAGGTCGTCTCGCTGCTCGCCCTGCACGGCTACGGCGCGGAGGAGAGCTTCCACTGCCTGCTCGACGACCCCGCCTTCCTCGCGGCCGAGGAGCTGCCCGCCGAGGGCGCCGAGGGCTACCTGTTCCCCGACACCTACGTCCTACCCCTGGCGACGCCGCCCGAGCGCATCCTGCACACGATGCTCGAGCGTTTCCGCGCGGTCTTCACGCCCGAGATGGAGAAGAAGGCGGCGGCGCTCGGGCTCGATCGGCAGCAGGCGGTGACGCTCGCCTCGCTGGTCGAGGAGGAGACGGCGCGGCCGGAGGAGCGCCGCCTGGTCGCCGCCGTCTTCCTGAACCGGCTCCGCCGCGGCATGCCGATGCAGTCCGATCCGACGGTGCTCTACGGACGCGCGCCGGGCGACCGCCGCATCACGCGCGCCGATCTCCGCCGGCCCACGCCGCACAACACGTACACGATCCGCGGCCTGCCGCCGACGCCGATCGCGAACCCCGGCCGCGCCGCGCTGGAGGCGGCCGTCGACCCGGCCCCGGTCCGCCACCTCTACTTCGTCGCCCGCGGCGACGGCTCGCACGAGTTCAGCGACGACTTCGGCGCACACCAGGCCGCCGTCGCGCGCTGGCAGCGCCGCTGA
- the ruvX gene encoding Holliday junction resolvase RuvX — protein MRLAALDVGDVRIGVAVSDELGLTVRGVATIRRVGGQRDLDAIARTLAPFAPSRVVVGLPFNMDGSEGTQAARVRRFVAKLEPHLGIPIALWDERLTSVAAEEALRAAGLRRDRRKALIDQEAAAVILESYLARAT, from the coding sequence ATGCGGCTGGCCGCGCTCGACGTCGGCGACGTCCGCATCGGCGTAGCGGTGAGCGACGAGCTCGGGCTCACGGTCCGGGGCGTCGCCACCATCCGCCGGGTCGGCGGGCAGCGCGACCTCGACGCGATCGCCCGCACCCTCGCTCCGTTCGCGCCGTCCCGGGTCGTCGTCGGGCTGCCCTTCAACATGGATGGCAGCGAGGGGACGCAGGCGGCCCGGGTGCGGAGGTTCGTCGCCAAACTCGAGCCCCACCTCGGCATCCCGATCGCACTCTGGGACGAACGGCTGACGAGCGTCGCCGCCGAGGAGGCGCTGCGGGCCGCCGGGCTGCGCCGGGACCGGCGCAAGGCGCTGATCGATCAGGAGGCGGCGGCGGTGATCCTCGAGTCGTACCTCGCCCGCGCCACGTGA
- the ahcY gene encoding adenosylhomocysteinase, producing MSQPARAATAASRLPYKVKDLALAELGRKEIRLAEQEMPGLMAIRARYADKKPLAGARVMGSLHMTVQTAVLIETLMDLGADVRWVSCNIFSTQDSAAAAVVVGRTGTEAKPAGAAVFAWKGETLEEYWWCTYEALVWPDGKGPDLIVDDGGDATLLVHKGLEFERAGAVPAFDPANDPEEWGVILDLVRRVQGEDKGVWQRISPAIKGVSEETTTGVHRLYEMAKKGTLLFPAINVNDSVTKSKFDNIYGCRHSLIDGINRATDVMLGGKIAVVCGFGEVGKGCAESLRGQGCRVIVTEIDPICALQAAMQGYEVATVEDYVERADLFITTTGNFGIITAAHMARMKDKAIVGNIGHFDNEIDMAGLGRIAGIERINIKPQYDEWRFPDGHSVLILAEGRLLNLGCATGHPSFVMSASFTNQVLAQLELWERNASYEKNVYMLPKKLDEEVARLHLEKLGVKLTVLTEKQAEYIGVPVEGPYKPEHYRY from the coding sequence ATGAGCCAGCCCGCCCGCGCGGCCACTGCCGCGTCCCGCCTTCCCTACAAGGTGAAGGATCTCGCCCTCGCCGAGCTCGGCCGCAAGGAGATCCGCCTCGCCGAGCAGGAGATGCCCGGCCTGATGGCCATCCGTGCCCGCTACGCGGACAAGAAGCCGCTCGCCGGTGCGCGCGTCATGGGCTCCCTCCACATGACCGTGCAGACCGCCGTCCTCATCGAGACCCTGATGGACCTCGGCGCCGACGTCCGCTGGGTCTCGTGCAACATCTTCTCGACCCAGGACTCGGCCGCCGCGGCGGTCGTCGTCGGCCGCACGGGCACGGAGGCGAAGCCCGCCGGCGCCGCGGTCTTCGCGTGGAAGGGCGAGACGCTCGAGGAGTACTGGTGGTGCACGTACGAGGCCCTCGTGTGGCCCGACGGCAAGGGCCCCGACCTCATCGTCGACGACGGCGGCGACGCGACGCTGCTCGTGCACAAGGGCCTCGAGTTCGAGCGCGCCGGCGCGGTGCCCGCGTTCGATCCGGCGAACGACCCCGAGGAGTGGGGCGTCATCCTCGATCTCGTCCGCCGCGTGCAGGGCGAGGACAAGGGCGTGTGGCAGCGCATCTCGCCGGCGATCAAGGGCGTCAGCGAGGAGACGACCACCGGCGTCCACCGCCTCTACGAGATGGCGAAGAAGGGCACGCTGCTCTTCCCGGCCATCAATGTGAACGACTCGGTGACGAAGTCGAAGTTCGACAACATCTACGGCTGTCGCCACTCGCTGATCGACGGCATCAACCGCGCCACGGACGTCATGCTGGGCGGCAAGATCGCCGTCGTCTGCGGCTTCGGCGAGGTCGGCAAGGGCTGCGCCGAGTCGCTGCGCGGGCAGGGCTGCCGCGTGATCGTCACCGAGATCGACCCGATCTGCGCGCTCCAGGCGGCGATGCAGGGCTACGAGGTCGCCACGGTCGAGGACTACGTCGAGCGCGCCGACCTCTTCATCACCACCACGGGCAACTTCGGCATCATCACCGCGGCGCACATGGCGCGCATGAAGGACAAGGCGATCGTCGGCAACATCGGTCACTTCGACAACGAGATCGACATGGCCGGCCTCGGCAGGATCGCGGGCATCGAGCGCATCAACATCAAGCCGCAGTACGACGAGTGGCGTTTCCCCGACGGCCACTCGGTCCTGATCCTCGCCGAGGGACGCCTCCTGAACCTCGGCTGCGCCACGGGCCATCCGTCGTTCGTGATGAGCGCCTCGTTCACGAACCAGGTGCTGGCGCAGCTCGAGCTGTGGGAGCGGAACGCAAGCTACGAGAAGAACGTCTACATGCTGCCGAAGAAGCTCGACGAGGAGGTCGCCCGCCTCCATCTCGAGAAGCTCGGCGTGAAGCTCACGGTCCTCACCGAGAAGCAGGCCGAGTACATCGGCGTGCCGGTCGAGGGGCCGTACAAGCCCGAGCACTACCGCTACTGA
- the tadA gene encoding Flp pilus assembly complex ATPase component TadA, giving the protein MGPGLNGRRALLRFLQRRGHLTPVDTQRLEQATETEGLAVADLLAREGLVPEADLATVLADALKLRRVEPAGLTLAPAAVGILKDALALQHEVLPIALDDRRVELAMANPLDLDAIKAVEFATGKRVTPLVAPRGALCEAIAAAYRIEDARERFGSGGSEPEQPGLVALEDEAGADLRTIAGDADLPPVAKLADMILIEGTRAGASEVHLESGPDGPTLRYRVDGILEEGLRFPKWVESPLMARLKVMAKLDLTERRVPQDGRLQVRWQGRTLDVRVSSLPTPHGEEVTLRILDATRAVRSMEDLGLPSGDLGLVREAIAQPQGMVLVTGPTGSGRTTTLCALAREIVSPARAVVALESPIAYQRDGMRRVEADESRGLTVAGVLRRDPAVVLAGEMRDAERARIAFEAVQTGHLVLSTLHANDAASAVTRLIDLGISPSAVASSVTLLMAQRLVRCVCRDCAGPHEVPDDVLDMLGLQAQRGRLRCGRGCRSCRGTGYSGRIGVHEVLPVGPAIGRIIAGDLGESELRRQARRESRRTLREDAIAKIAAGVTTPEEVLRVVQVPTDGADEPAPTEPMAAPRSAVPAAGPVSDPPRAPAASRAAAQRPARTFRALVAGDEPSLRQVVRLMLETAKLGLVVLTAQDGEEALAMAALERPDVVVLDGGSRGMDGVEVRRRLRADPATAVVPILMLTRPDAPELLAGGGGAGADDYLPKPVRRETLLARVRPLLERTFGRDAVPAAPGTPAAAESL; this is encoded by the coding sequence ATGGGACCGGGGCTGAACGGACGGCGGGCGCTGCTCCGCTTCCTTCAGCGGCGCGGGCACCTGACCCCGGTGGATACGCAGCGGCTCGAGCAGGCGACCGAGACCGAGGGCCTCGCCGTCGCGGACCTCCTCGCGCGCGAAGGCCTCGTGCCCGAGGCCGACCTGGCGACGGTGCTGGCCGACGCGCTGAAGCTCCGCCGCGTCGAGCCGGCGGGCCTGACGCTCGCGCCCGCGGCCGTGGGCATCCTGAAGGACGCCCTGGCGCTCCAGCACGAGGTCCTGCCGATCGCGCTCGACGACCGCAGGGTCGAGCTGGCGATGGCGAACCCGCTCGACCTGGACGCCATCAAGGCGGTCGAGTTCGCCACCGGCAAGCGCGTCACGCCGCTGGTCGCACCCCGTGGCGCGCTCTGCGAGGCGATCGCCGCCGCCTATCGGATCGAGGACGCGCGCGAGCGGTTCGGGAGCGGCGGATCCGAGCCCGAGCAGCCTGGGCTCGTCGCGCTCGAGGACGAGGCCGGCGCCGATCTGCGCACGATCGCGGGCGACGCCGACCTCCCGCCGGTCGCGAAGCTCGCCGACATGATCCTGATCGAGGGCACGAGGGCCGGCGCCAGCGAGGTCCACCTCGAGTCCGGCCCCGACGGGCCGACGCTGCGCTACCGCGTGGACGGCATCCTCGAAGAGGGCTTGCGCTTTCCGAAGTGGGTGGAGAGCCCGCTCATGGCGCGCCTCAAGGTGATGGCCAAGCTCGACCTCACCGAGCGCCGCGTCCCGCAGGACGGCCGTCTCCAGGTGCGGTGGCAGGGACGAACGCTCGACGTCCGCGTCTCGAGCCTGCCCACGCCGCACGGCGAGGAGGTCACGCTGCGCATCCTCGATGCCACGCGCGCCGTGCGCAGCATGGAGGACCTCGGCCTCCCGTCCGGCGATCTCGGCCTCGTACGCGAGGCCATCGCCCAGCCGCAGGGCATGGTGCTCGTCACCGGGCCGACCGGCAGCGGCAGGACGACGACCCTGTGCGCGCTCGCCCGCGAGATCGTCTCGCCGGCCCGCGCCGTCGTCGCCCTCGAGAGCCCGATCGCGTACCAGCGGGACGGGATGCGTCGGGTCGAGGCGGACGAGAGCCGGGGCCTCACCGTCGCGGGCGTGCTGCGCCGGGATCCCGCCGTCGTCCTCGCGGGCGAGATGCGCGACGCCGAGCGCGCGCGCATCGCCTTCGAGGCGGTGCAGACGGGGCACCTCGTGCTGAGCACGCTGCACGCGAACGACGCGGCCTCCGCGGTGACGCGCCTCATCGACCTCGGCATCTCGCCGTCCGCGGTCGCCTCGTCGGTGACGCTGCTCATGGCCCAGCGACTCGTACGCTGCGTGTGCCGCGACTGCGCCGGCCCGCACGAGGTGCCCGACGACGTCCTCGACATGCTCGGCCTCCAGGCGCAGCGCGGCCGGCTGCGGTGCGGCCGCGGCTGCCGGAGCTGCCGCGGCACGGGCTACAGCGGCCGGATCGGCGTCCACGAGGTGCTCCCCGTCGGCCCGGCCATCGGCAGGATCATCGCCGGCGACCTGGGCGAGAGCGAGCTGCGCCGCCAGGCGCGGCGCGAGTCGCGCCGCACGCTGCGCGAGGACGCGATCGCCAAGATCGCCGCCGGCGTCACGACGCCCGAAGAGGTCCTGCGCGTCGTCCAGGTCCCGACCGACGGGGCCGACGAGCCAGCGCCGACCGAGCCGATGGCGGCGCCGCGATCGGCCGTGCCCGCTGCCGGCCCGGTGTCCGATCCCCCGCGGGCGCCGGCGGCCTCCCGCGCTGCGGCCCAGCGGCCGGCGCGCACGTTCAGGGCGCTCGTCGCCGGCGACGAGCCGAGCCTGCGCCAGGTCGTCCGGCTCATGCTCGAGACGGCGAAGCTCGGGCTCGTCGTCCTCACCGCGCAGGACGGCGAGGAAGCCCTGGCGATGGCCGCGCTCGAGCGTCCCGACGTCGTCGTGCTCGACGGCGGCTCGCGGGGCATGGACGGTGTCGAGGTCCGCCGGCGGCTGCGCGCCGACCCGGCGACGGCCGTCGTCCCGATCCTCATGCTGACGAGGCCCGACGCGCCCGAGCTGCTCGCGGGCGGCGGCGGTGCCGGCGCGGACGACTACCTGCCCAAGCCGGTGCGGCGCGAGACGCTCCTCGCCCGCGTGCGCCCCTTGCTGGAGCGTACGTTCGGGAGGGACGCCGTGCCCGCGGCACCCGGCACGCCCGCGGCGGCGGAGTCGCTCTGA
- a CDS encoding HIT family protein, producing the protein MRYIRRMTCAGCDRIARMREGKDEDFVAELSESFVALADEQAYRGYCIVFLRDHADALDELSYERQQKLFEDVMRVAKALRAEVAPERINYACLGNFLTHVHWHVIPRQADDPEKQHPIWVRPLAERLKPLAGGEKRTLIAALRKRLGR; encoded by the coding sequence GTGCGCTACATCCGCCGCATGACCTGTGCGGGATGTGATCGGATCGCCCGGATGCGCGAGGGCAAGGACGAGGACTTCGTCGCCGAGCTGTCGGAGTCGTTCGTGGCGCTCGCCGACGAGCAGGCCTATCGCGGCTACTGCATCGTCTTCCTGCGCGACCACGCCGACGCGCTCGACGAGCTCTCCTACGAGCGCCAGCAGAAGCTGTTCGAGGACGTGATGCGGGTGGCGAAGGCGCTGCGCGCCGAGGTCGCACCCGAGCGCATCAACTACGCCTGCCTCGGCAACTTCCTCACCCACGTGCACTGGCACGTGATCCCGCGCCAGGCCGACGATCCGGAGAAGCAGCACCCGATCTGGGTGCGGCCGCTGGCGGAGCGCCTGAAGCCGCTCGCCGGCGGCGAGAAACGCACGCTGATCGCGGCGCTGCGCAAGCGGCTGGGCCGCTGA
- the hemW gene encoding radical SAM family heme chaperone HemW: MTPFALYVHVPWCRHVCPYCDFNVHAAARAPETADVPAYVAELAAWAGDARLRGRTVASVFFGGGTPSLLSPAAIATVLGAVASRFGLAPDAEVTLEANPATVDVERLSGWRRAGVSRLSLGAQSFSRALLRTLGRDHAPDDTHAAVAAARTAGFVNVSLDLIYAVPGATLADWSADLDAALALGPEHVSCYALTWEERTPFATWRERGRLTPVDEDVEAAMAERADARLTAAGYARYEISSWARRGHASAHNQRYWDGSDYLGIGPGAHSFCATPAPGRRWSNHRPPDAWRTAVLAGGTAIADDETLTPAQARADFVVTGLRRLAGLDLGEFQRRFGTELACVFPHVTALERDDLVRRDAERLRLTPRGLRFADTVAATFV; this comes from the coding sequence ATGACGCCGTTCGCGCTCTACGTGCACGTGCCGTGGTGCCGGCACGTCTGCCCGTACTGCGACTTCAACGTCCACGCCGCCGCGCGCGCGCCCGAGACCGCCGACGTGCCGGCCTACGTCGCCGAACTCGCGGCCTGGGCCGGCGATGCGCGCCTCCGCGGCCGCACCGTCGCGAGCGTCTTCTTCGGCGGCGGCACGCCGTCGCTGCTGTCGCCGGCGGCGATCGCCACGGTGTTGGGCGCCGTCGCCTCGCGCTTCGGGCTCGCGCCCGACGCCGAGGTCACGCTCGAGGCCAACCCGGCCACCGTCGACGTCGAGCGGCTCAGCGGCTGGCGGCGCGCCGGCGTGAGCCGCCTGTCGCTGGGCGCGCAGTCGTTCTCCCGAGCGCTCCTGCGCACGCTGGGACGCGATCACGCACCCGACGACACACATGCCGCCGTCGCCGCCGCCCGCACCGCCGGCTTCGTCAACGTCAGCCTCGACCTCATCTACGCCGTCCCCGGCGCCACGCTCGCCGACTGGAGCGCCGACCTCGACGCGGCCCTCGCGCTCGGTCCCGAGCACGTCTCCTGCTACGCGCTCACCTGGGAGGAGCGGACGCCCTTCGCGACCTGGCGCGAGCGCGGGCGTCTCACGCCGGTCGACGAGGACGTCGAGGCCGCGATGGCCGAGCGCGCCGACGCACGCCTCACCGCGGCGGGCTACGCCCGCTACGAGATCTCGAGCTGGGCGCGGCGGGGGCACGCGTCGGCGCACAACCAGCGCTACTGGGACGGCTCGGACTACCTCGGGATCGGCCCGGGCGCGCACTCCTTCTGCGCCACGCCGGCGCCGGGCCGGCGCTGGTCGAACCACCGCCCGCCCGACGCCTGGCGCACCGCGGTCCTCGCCGGCGGCACGGCGATCGCGGACGACGAGACGCTGACGCCGGCACAGGCGCGCGCCGACTTCGTCGTCACCGGCCTGCGCCGGCTCGCCGGGCTCGATCTCGGCGAGTTCCAGCGCCGCTTCGGCACCGAGCTCGCGTGCGTGTTTCCACACGTCACGGCGCTCGAGCGCGACGACCTCGTCCGGCGCGACGCCGAGCGCCTGCGCCTCACGCCGCGCGGGCTCCGCTTCGCGGACACGGTCGCGGCGACGTTCGTGTGA
- the lexA gene encoding transcriptional repressor LexA, with protein sequence MGGPGHDERQRQRSEHEHRSDESHLASPPRAGPAQHAGGPPGGQDLAPEGLRFARSSPRTKAVVTPRQKQVLDYIRQYNARHGVSPTLEEIGQHLHLGSLATVHKHLRGLEERGAIRRLPRQSRALEIVEPAAADGRAVKVPLLGRVAAGTPIEPIEERETVTLPEELLGRGETFTLRVKGDSMIDDGILDGDIVIVERRSEAANGATVVALVNGEATVKRFQRKRGRIHLIPANAALEPIVAREDEVELRGIVIGLLRSYR encoded by the coding sequence ATGGGCGGTCCCGGTCACGACGAGCGGCAGCGTCAGCGCTCCGAGCACGAGCATCGATCCGATGAATCCCATCTCGCCTCACCTCCCCGGGCGGGGCCTGCACAGCATGCGGGCGGCCCGCCCGGCGGGCAAGATCTTGCCCCGGAGGGTTTGCGCTTCGCCCGCTCTTCGCCTAGGACGAAGGCCGTGGTGACGCCCCGGCAGAAGCAGGTGCTCGACTACATCCGACAGTACAACGCCCGGCACGGCGTCTCGCCGACGCTCGAGGAGATCGGCCAGCATCTCCACCTCGGCTCGCTCGCCACCGTGCACAAGCATCTCCGCGGGCTGGAGGAGCGCGGCGCCATCCGGCGGCTGCCGCGGCAGAGCCGGGCGCTCGAGATCGTCGAGCCGGCGGCGGCCGACGGCCGCGCCGTGAAGGTGCCGCTGCTCGGGCGCGTCGCGGCCGGGACGCCGATCGAGCCGATCGAGGAGCGCGAGACGGTCACGCTGCCCGAGGAGCTGCTCGGGCGCGGCGAGACCTTCACGCTGCGGGTGAAGGGCGACTCGATGATCGACGACGGCATCCTCGACGGCGACATCGTCATCGTCGAGCGCCGCAGCGAGGCGGCCAACGGCGCCACCGTGGTGGCGCTCGTCAACGGCGAAGCTACCGTCAAGCGGTTCCAGCGCAAGCGCGGGCGCATCCACCTGATCCCGGCCAATGCCGCGCTCGAGCCGATCGTCGCGCGCGAGGACGAGGTCGAGCTGCGCGGCATCGTGATCGGGCTGCTGCGCAGCTATCGATGA